In Trichoderma atroviride chromosome 2, complete sequence, one DNA window encodes the following:
- a CDS encoding uncharacterized protein (EggNog:ENOG41~TransMembrane:1 (o389-408i)) — MAHHSPQDYDYSRRYLREDIVDERDPRYFDNREYSESARNRDRDLVPRADPRDSTVSVEEVRRDFPPPTGRDYVHQDVRRARSAEPGYYQEDYEYRRTYGTRLDARDERYSRHGGSHYGDDDRDRKPKHSKSMSKQEKIIAAVAGAALLVGGKELYDRHEAKKEGGTPVQRNALSSAALAGLGAFAAYQGAEFYSKQQARKDQKANYILQRGRDGRLDEYYSDDEADSREKKGHKNFLESALAATGLGAAVKSLTGVGDDRHSDTRSRGGSPGSRSVRSGSGSRAGGGASKKQKVAMASLLAGATEAFRVAKEPGGWRGEKAKRILTAAAGAATVDAAHGADHGKLGLAESVIGGLIGNRLINGSRNDIEEDRRTGRSRSRSRARSKDGRGGVGLAALATAGLGALGAKKAFDRSRSRGDRSRSRGRDYDSRSPSRDRSRSRSRSVVDRARDGLAKLGFGSGAMVAADDRRRRNDYDDDDYDDRGSRHSGRRDDDHVYDDPRYRRRGHDSDRRSRGASRDPSRDRSRSRDQSRRRGGYGSESDLGDSDEDDKRAKKMRDHRRY, encoded by the exons ATGGCTCACCACAGCCCGCAAGACTATGACTATTCCCGTCGCTACTTGCGCGAGGACATAGTCGATGAACGCGACCCTCGCTACTTCGATAACCGCGAATATAGCGAGTCTGCCCGGAACCGTGACCGTGATCTCGTTCCCCGGGCGGATCCTCGCGACAGCACCGTTTCTGTAGAGGAAGTTCGCCGCGACTTCCCTCCACCTACCGGACGAGACTACGTTCACCAAGATGTGCGCCGTGCTCGTTCTGCAGAGCCTGGCTACTACCAGGAGGATTATGAATATCGCCGCACCTATGGAACCCGCTTGGATGCTCGGGATGAACGTTACTCGAGACATGGCGGTAGCCACTACGGCGATGATGACCGCGACAGGAAGCCCAAGCACAGCAAGTCCATGtcgaaacaagagaaaatcATTGCTGCCGTCGCCGGAGCCGCCCTGCTCGTAGGTGGCAAGGAACTCTATGATCGCCATGAAGCAAAGAAGGAGGGCGGTACTCCAGTGCAGCGCAACGCCTTGTCATCGGCCGCTCTCGCTGGCCTTGGTGCATTTGCTGCCTACCAAGGTGCTGAATTCTACAGCAAGCAACAGGCAAGGAAAGACCAAAAGGCAAACTACATTCTCCAGCGTGGCCGTGATGGTCGTCTTGATGAATACTACTCGGACGACGAAGCCGATAGTAGGGAGAAAAAGGGCCACAAAAACTTTCTGGAGAGTGCCTTGGCCGCTACTGGCCTTGGAGCCGCCGTCAAGAGTCTGACTGGCGTGGGCGATGACAGGCACTCTGATACTCGAAGCCGCGGCGGTAGCCCCGGTTCACGAAGCGTTCGctccggctccggctccAGAGCCGGTGGAGGTGccagcaagaagcaaaaagttgCCATGGCATCGCTTCTTGCTGGAGCCACCGAGGCCTTCCGTGTCGCCAAAGAGCCTGGCGgttggagaggagaaaaggctAAGAGAATTCTcactgccgccgccggtGCCGCCACTGTGGATGCCGCCCACGGAGCAGACCACGGAAagcttggccttgctgaATCAGTCATTGGCGGTCTGATTGGTAACCGCTTGATCAACGGCTCCAGGAATGATATTGAAGAAGATCGCCGCACCGGCAGGAGCCGCTCTCGATCTCGTGCACGATCAAAGGATGGTCGTGGAGGCGTCGGCCTCGCAGCACTCGCAACGGCTGGATTGGGTGCTCTTGGCGCAAAGAAGGCCTTTGATCGATCCAGGTCCCGCGGTGATCGATCCAGGTCCCGCGGGCGCGACTATGATTCCCGAAGCCCGTCGAGGGATCgcagccgaagccgaagccgcaGTGTCGTAGACAGAGCACGGGATGGCCTTGCCAAGCTAGGCTTTGGTAGTGGTGCCATGGTGGCCGCTGATGATCGTCGGCGACGAAACGactacgacgacgacgactacgATGATCGAGGCTCGCGCCACTCTGGCCGACGGGATGATGATCATGTTTACGATGATCCTCGATAccgccgccgtggccatgACTCTGATCGCAGAAGTCGCGGTGCTTCCCGCGACCCTTCTCGAGACCGTTCTCGATCTCGAGACCAGTCGCGCCGGAGAGGCGGCTATGGATCTGAATCTGACCTAGGAGATTCTGACGAGGATGACAAGAGGGCCAAGAAAATGAGAG ATCACCGACGCTATTGA
- a CDS encoding uncharacterized protein (EggNog:ENOG41~TransMembrane:2 (o389-408i562-580o)): protein MAHHSPQDYDYSRRYLREDIVDERDPRYFDNREYSESARNRDRDLVPRADPRDSTVSVEEVRRDFPPPTGRDYVHQDVRRARSAEPGYYQEDYEYRRTYGTRLDARDERYSRHGGSHYGDDDRDRKPKHSKSMSKQEKIIAAVAGAALLVGGKELYDRHEAKKEGGTPVQRNALSSAALAGLGAFAAYQGAEFYSKQQARKDQKANYILQRGRDGRLDEYYSDDEADSREKKGHKNFLESALAATGLGAAVKSLTGVGDDRHSDTRSRGGSPGSRSVRSGSGSRAGGGASKKQKVAMASLLAGATEAFRVAKEPGGWRGEKAKRILTAAAGAATVDAAHGADHGKLGLAESVIGGLIGNRLINGSRNDIEEDRRTGRSRSRSRARSKDGRGGVGLAALATAGLGALGAKKAFDRSRSRGDRSRSRGRDYDSRSPSRDRSRSRSRSVVDRARDGLAKLGFGSGAMVAADDRRRRNDYDDDDYDDRGSRHSGRRDDDHVYDDPRYRRRGHDSDRRSRGASRDPSRDRSRSRDQSRRRGGYGSESDLGDSDEDDKRAKKMRGKQVLTTGLATVATIHAAHGVYKSMEKRKARKEAVKEGLLTSQEAKKLKAKAIMQDAASVGIAAIGIKGALAELKEAREMSHECREWRSQKAQRHEKRLERRKKLGERKRSSSWSASSPRNNSGYNGDREDETYFIDRRYSAVSQLSQPPLRRDSR from the coding sequence ATGGCTCACCACAGCCCGCAAGACTATGACTATTCCCGTCGCTACTTGCGCGAGGACATAGTCGATGAACGCGACCCTCGCTACTTCGATAACCGCGAATATAGCGAGTCTGCCCGGAACCGTGACCGTGATCTCGTTCCCCGGGCGGATCCTCGCGACAGCACCGTTTCTGTAGAGGAAGTTCGCCGCGACTTCCCTCCACCTACCGGACGAGACTACGTTCACCAAGATGTGCGCCGTGCTCGTTCTGCAGAGCCTGGCTACTACCAGGAGGATTATGAATATCGCCGCACCTATGGAACCCGCTTGGATGCTCGGGATGAACGTTACTCGAGACATGGCGGTAGCCACTACGGCGATGATGACCGCGACAGGAAGCCCAAGCACAGCAAGTCCATGtcgaaacaagagaaaatcATTGCTGCCGTCGCCGGAGCCGCCCTGCTCGTAGGTGGCAAGGAACTCTATGATCGCCATGAAGCAAAGAAGGAGGGCGGTACTCCAGTGCAGCGCAACGCCTTGTCATCGGCCGCTCTCGCTGGCCTTGGTGCATTTGCTGCCTACCAAGGTGCTGAATTCTACAGCAAGCAACAGGCAAGGAAAGACCAAAAGGCAAACTACATTCTCCAGCGTGGCCGTGATGGTCGTCTTGATGAATACTACTCGGACGACGAAGCCGATAGTAGGGAGAAAAAGGGCCACAAAAACTTTCTGGAGAGTGCCTTGGCCGCTACTGGCCTTGGAGCCGCCGTCAAGAGTCTGACTGGCGTGGGCGATGACAGGCACTCTGATACTCGAAGCCGCGGCGGTAGCCCCGGTTCACGAAGCGTTCGctccggctccggctccAGAGCCGGTGGAGGTGccagcaagaagcaaaaagttgCCATGGCATCGCTTCTTGCTGGAGCCACCGAGGCCTTCCGTGTCGCCAAAGAGCCTGGCGgttggagaggagaaaaggctAAGAGAATTCTcactgccgccgccggtGCCGCCACTGTGGATGCCGCCCACGGAGCAGACCACGGAAagcttggccttgctgaATCAGTCATTGGCGGTCTGATTGGTAACCGCTTGATCAACGGCTCCAGGAATGATATTGAAGAAGATCGCCGCACCGGCAGGAGCCGCTCTCGATCTCGTGCACGATCAAAGGATGGTCGTGGAGGCGTCGGCCTCGCAGCACTCGCAACGGCTGGATTGGGTGCTCTTGGCGCAAAGAAGGCCTTTGATCGATCCAGGTCCCGCGGTGATCGATCCAGGTCCCGCGGGCGCGACTATGATTCCCGAAGCCCGTCGAGGGATCgcagccgaagccgaagccgcaGTGTCGTAGACAGAGCACGGGATGGCCTTGCCAAGCTAGGCTTTGGTAGTGGTGCCATGGTGGCCGCTGATGATCGTCGGCGACGAAACGactacgacgacgacgactacgATGATCGAGGCTCGCGCCACTCTGGCCGACGGGATGATGATCATGTTTACGATGATCCTCGATAccgccgccgtggccatgACTCTGATCGCAGAAGTCGCGGTGCTTCCCGCGACCCTTCTCGAGACCGTTCTCGATCTCGAGACCAGTCGCGCCGGAGAGGCGGCTATGGATCTGAATCTGACCTAGGAGATTCTGACGAGGATGACAAGAGGGCCAAGAAAATGAGAGGTAAGCAGGTTCTAACTACCGGTCTTGCAACCGTTGCCACAATTCACGCAGCACATGGAGTCTACAAGAGTatggaaaagaggaaagcgCGGAAAGAAGCTGTCAAGGAGGGCCTACTCACGTCACAAGAGGCCAAAAagctcaaagccaaagccattATGCAAGATGCAGCTTCGGTTGGtattgctgccattggtaTCAAGGGTGCACTTGCGGAGCTCAAGGAAGCCCGGGAGATGTCCCATGAGTGCAGAGAGTGGAGGAGTCAAAAAGCCCAACGTCACGAGAAACGGCTGGAGAGACGCAAGAAACTCGGAGAAAGGAAACGATCATCAAGCTggtcggcatcgtcgccgcgAAACAATAGCGGATACAATGGAGACAGAGAAGATGAAACGTACTTCATCGATCGCAGATACAGCGCAGTCTCTCAACTATCCCAACCGCCTCTCAGACGAGACAGCCGTTGA
- a CDS encoding uncharacterized protein (EggNog:ENOG41~SECRETED:SignalP(1-18)~TransMembrane:1 (n5-13c18/19o177-199i)) has translation MAPHSITVILVAISLASAQNLPHPTRLLTRPVQPPGFSDDPALVTHRPLLIITPPKGIYDDAGSTPDDTLTPETTVPFQAEVPFETDAPIEITTTTTSAVPATPSLPFATSTSFPPITPLPTAEIPTASPTTMTTTTTTTEDAEAQIASTSIDLSPIPFIGPRFVKQSAVSSMANPASMPTAFTSAAAGLIAIVGLAMAL, from the exons ATGGCGCCTCACTCCATCACCGTTATACTAGTTGCAATCTCTCTCGCCTCAGCGCAAAACTTACC GCATCCGACCCGCCTCCTCACCAGGCCAGTCCAGCCTCCAGGCTTCTCCGACGATCCTGCTTTGGTCACACACAGGCCGCTTCTTATTATCACTCCACCGAAAGGTATATATGACGATGCAGGGAGCACTCCAGACGATACACT CACCCCGGAAACAACTGTGCCTTTTCAAGCCGAGGTGCCCTTCGAGACTGATGCGCCCATCGAAATCACTACGACAACAACATCTGCAGTGCCAGCTACACCATCTTTACCATTTGCAACATCAACCTCGTTTCCACCAATTACGCCGTTGCCAACAGCAGAAATACCAACGGCATCACCAACGACTATGACTACTACGACTACGACAACAGAAGACGCAGAAGCCCAAATCGCTTCCACCTCTATCGATCTCTCTCCTATCCCCTTCATAGGTCCTCGTTTCGTAAAACAGTCTGCAGTATCCTCAATGGCAAACCCAGCCTCCATGCCAACAGCTTTCAccagtgccgctgctggcctcATTGCTATTGTCGGGTTAGCCATGGCGTTGTGA
- a CDS encoding uncharacterized protein (EggNog:ENOG41~TransMembrane:4 (o81-105i112-134o146-163i170-188o)) — MASAGFRDSINSLGWSRRQDAPITTSQQSSGLLSSLQSLNPFQDRGYTILPTSEGPGAPLPAPSRREEEEGWFVLSRWDRMLVFAFCNLAAAACFVICFTLFPVLSLRPRKFVILWTVGSALFLASFAAIMGPMNYIYHLFSAPRLPFTAAYFGSIAMTLVFAIKVHSTILTLFASLIQLAALLWYLVSYFPMGSTGLRLATSFGARQATAWLSG; from the exons ATGGCTTCCGCGGGTTTTCGAGATTCCATCAACTCCCTGGGCTGGAGTCGTCGTCAAGATGCGCCCATCACAACTTCACAACAGTCATCTGGCCTCTTGTCCTCTCTCCAGAGTCTGAATCCTTTCCAGGATCGTGGATATACGATTCTTCCCACATCGGAAGGTCCTGGAGCACCTCTGCCGGCGCCCAGTCggcgtgaagaagaggaaggctGGTTCGTTT TGAGTCGATGGGACCGCATGCTGGTATTTGCCTTTTGCAAtctcgctgccgctgcctgtTTCGTCATCTgcttcaccctcttccctGTCCTGTCTCTGAGACCACGCAAATTTGTGATTCT ATGGACGGTTGGATCGGCACTCTTCCTGGCATCTTTTGCTGCCATAATGGGACCTATGAATTACATCTATCACCTTTTCTCCGCGCCTAGACTGCCCTTTACCGCTGCCTACTTTGGATCCATAGCAATGACCCTCGTGTTTGCTATCAAG GTCCATAGCACCATCCTTACCCTTTTCGCGTCTTTGATTCAACTTGCTGCCCTGCTTTGGTATCTGGTCAGCTATTTCCCGATGGGCTCCACGGGTTTGCGCCTGGCCACTTCGTTCGGAGCAAGACAAGCGACTGCATGGCTTTCTGGGTAA
- a CDS encoding uncharacterized protein (EggNog:ENOG41), producing the protein MAQHGFTQFGSGPNASHIDPNELAMSGTYSPSFANNNYNTNSNTNGFSSGSAVFDDDELLDGLGSGGQSGLHGQGQDFHGLSMTYQNNFQSHRGSGLQIDAAQMNGYSNTPDGDPIQSPYAYGNTHYRTLGNLQSPLSYSQSPLAAADMADGTDPSYLNAKARAARMSVQMQRKASNTRTPMTPKTNSMHGIPIGSAHDSPGFGPQSLRADKSPSGQWLQTPSGSIPASFNSGFSSPMQPNMVQINEVMMKGGTSMPAKLGVGPGGAMSTQEMKRKRRRESHNLVERRRRDNINERIQDLSKLVPSHRLEDEKVRKLISNGTPLSPTLTGVNATSGLAGPGARRATGSGAGNITTGLPIEDKDKGPNKGDILNGAVSWTRDLMWMLHLKLQQQEELIHTIADLGGQLPFEQSDDERRMQSELMDAIARNNPSTFDYSRTSGSGLRVPHHTDYHGEPTTHDMGANLDSVGITPEGSGSGGMPGDIGDGVHFWADDDPNGPINFKEEDEYDMDLTQ; encoded by the coding sequence ATGGCCCAGCACGGCTTCACCCAGTTTGGGTCTGGCCCCAATGCCAGCCACATCGATCCCAACGAGTTGGCCATGTCGGGAACATACTCCCCGTCTTTCGCCAACAACAACTACAATACAAACTCCAACACAAATGGCTTCTCGAGCGGCTCTGCCGTAttcgacgatgatgagctgctcGATGGCCTCGGCTCAGGCGGTCAATCTGGCCTTCACGGCCAGGGCCAAGACTTTCACGGCTTGAGCATGACTTACCAGAACAACTTCCAGTCACACCGCGGTTCTGGTTTACAAATCGACGCCGCTCAAATGAACGGCTACTCTAATACTCCAGATGGGGATCCCATCCAGAGCCCATATGCATATGGCAACACACACTACCGCACTCTTGGAAATCTGCAGTCGCCATTGTCCTACTCGCAGTCCCCTCTGGCTGCCGCTGACATGGCAGACGGAACCGATCCCAGCTACCTCAACGCCAAAGCGAGGGCCGCCCGCATGTCGGTTCAGATGCAGAGGAAAGCCTCCAACACTAGAACACCAATGACTCCCAAGACCAATAGCATGCACGGCATTCCCATCGGAAGTGCCCATGATTCTCCCGGCTTTGGCCCTCAGTCTCTTAGAGCAGACAAGTCGCCATCGGGCCAATGGCTCCAAACCCCTAGCGGAAGCATTCCAGCCTCTTTCAATTCTGGCTTTTCGTCTCCTATGCAGCCAAACATGGTGCAAATTAACGAGGTGATGATGAAAGGCGGCACGTCTATGCCAGCCAAGCTTGGGGTGGGACCTGGCGGCGCCATGTCTACCCAggaaatgaagaggaagcgTCGTCGTGAATCCCACAACCTCGTTGAGCGTCGCCGCCGTGACAATATCAATGAGCGGATCCAAGATCTCAGCAAGCTCGTCCCTTCGCACAGACTGGAAGACGAAAAAGTTCGCAAACTGATTTCCAATGGCACACCCCTATCGCCCACCCTCACTGGTGTTAACGCTACCTCTGGTCTAGCCGGACCAGGCGCTCGCAGAGCCACTGgctctggcgctggcaaTATCACGACTGGCCTTCCGATTGAGGACAAAGACAAGGGCCCTAACAAGGGCGACATTCTCAACGGTGCTGTCAGCTGGACTCGAGATCTGATGTGGATGCTACatctcaagctgcagcaacaGGAAGAGCTGATCCACACCATCGCCGACTTGGGTGGTCAATTGCCTTTTGAGCAAAGCGACGATGAACGCCGCATGCAGTCCGAGCTCATGGATGCCATAGCCAGGAACAACCCGTCCACCTTTGATTACTCCCGTACGTCTGGCAGTGGCCTTAGGGTGCCTCACCACACTGATTACCACGGTGAGCCTACTACCCACGATATGGGTGCCAATCTTGACTCAGTGGGCATCACCCCCGAAGGAAGTGGCAGTGGTGGCATGCCCGGCGACATTGGAGACGGTGTACACTTCTGGGCGGACGATGACCCCAATGGGCCTATCAACTtcaaggaagaggacgagtaTGATATGGATCTCACTCAATAG
- a CDS encoding uncharacterized protein (BUSCO:EOG092D1Q04), whose product MSCVNDENFVAVALVINRSRDGPAFVFHYPSHVPALSNLADKAKNIDAEDVLFERLSQPAGAEPAPEPSENRGSVRDDHYVTESGSQVVPWEHVAGFPARDLAGILTPARSYHKRLFQLSLDPLLCVSYPIHVPENGKWKKPKKASKAKAAKELDEGIAPDEPNPPVRVTKAEPSKEKAKEGKKDDAEEEKRSSMTMFNLVFFLNPKKHETRELVDSLYSNIVKKVNKAYQYSQQHSEFVWKESKRILAAKDRAREEKKKMSALWKELTQNSSLAASMREIYDAVSQNRIATLHLDTVDGILTPSVQIPVPLFVADLPPEDDERHRGLWLTTANALLSQDALEEPGFLDRNFALLLTDDEKKIVAELGNDRDPTASSMAEFARLSKPTMSFYQVGQSNTLTLDQVRKYAQHFIFWRRAMAIPPLHPRDIYMVSPNCDLERLSQDAQDWQTAFPLAPPLPTFLAELSVLPRPYKFITPSKAHRPLYLRMLAWLMRGGWVTQLCTFAYVVVWPEILYEVDYEIEAEELGVATSVDGTDTTSIHTAQSTLDGQSTHSSLTSPPLQLPLQQQQQQQPQQSQTQAQAQPNMPNPSTTSAAEHSAEMARLERIAMKAHRELADKATAHARKVAPVATANPSLNDAPHLAGLTPHIIVDPKKATGKESRYLSAIARRFKDEEHRSAWQLMCKYFDGRCALERIALQEDMKRKKTWTLVTSMREYLLTTRHW is encoded by the exons ATGTCCTGCGTCAACGATGAAAACTTCGTGGCCGTCGCGCTCGTCATCAACCGCTCCCGCGACGGACCCGCCTTTGTCTTCCACTATCCCTCCCATGTCCCGGCGCTCTCCAACCTCGCCGACAAGGCAAAGAACATTGACGCCGAGGACGTGCTTTTCGAGCGCCTGTCACAGCCTGCTGGCGCCGAGCCCGCGCCGGAGCCCTCCGAGAACCGTGGCAGCGTTCGTGATGACCACTACGTGACCGAATCGGGATCGCAGGTCGTGCCTTGGGAACATGTAGCCGGCTTTCCAGCCCGTGATCTTGCCGGCATCTTGACTCCTGCTCGCTCCTATCACAAGAGGCTtttccagctctctctcGACCCGCTCCTCTGTGTCTCTTATCCCATCCACGTACCTGAAAATGGCAAGTGGAAGAAGCCGAAAAAGGccagcaaggcaaaggctgccaaggagctTGATGAGGGCATTGCACCAGACGAGCCCAACCCTCCCGTACGTGTAACCAAGGCCGAgccaagcaaagaaaaggccaaggagggcaagaaggATGAcgcggaggaagagaagcgaaGCTCCATGACCATGTTCAACTTGGTCTTCTTTCTGAATCCCAAGAAGCATGAGACTAGGGAGCTCGTTGATTCCTTGTATTCCAACATTGTGAAAAAGGTCAACAAGGCGTACCAGTACAGCCAACAGCACAGCGAGTTTGTGTGGAAGGAGTCTAAGCGCATCCTAGCCGCAAAGGACAGAGCTCGTGAAGAAA aaaagaagatgagtGCTCTATGGAAAGAATTAACCCAAAACTCCTCATTGGCAGCGTCTATGCGTGAAATCTACGACGCCGTCTCTCAGAACAGGATTGCCACTTTGCATCTGGATACTGTAGACGGCATCCTGACACCGTCTGTTCAGATCCCTGTCCCCCTATTCGTTGCGGATCTGCCTCCGGAAGACGATGAGCGGCATCGCGGGCTTTGGCTCACCACGGCCAACGCCTTGCTGAGCCAAGATGCCCTCGAAGAGCCAGGCTTCTTGGATCGCAACTTTGCTCTGTTGCTCACAGACgatgaaaagaagattgtcgCTGAGCTGGGCAATGATCGTGATCCCACCGCTTCATCCATGGCTGAGTTTGCGCGACTTTCTAAACCGACAATGTC cttCTATCAAGTGGGCCAAAGCAACACCCTCACTCTGGATCAAGTCCGCAAGTATGCCCAGCACTTCATCTTTTGGCGTCGTGCCATGGCCATCCCGCCACTTCATCCTCGAGACATCTACATGGTCTCCCCAAACTGCGATCTTGAGAGGCTATCTCAAGATGCCCAGGACTGGCAGACGGCCTTTCCTCTGGCCCCGCCTCTGCCGACTTTCCTAGCTGAGCTCTCCGTCTTGCCTCGGCCTTATAAATTCATCACTCCCAGCAAGGCTCACCGACCGCTCTATCTCCGCATGCTGGCTTGGCTGATGCGAGGCGGCTGGGTGACCCAGCTTTGCACGTTTGCCTATGTCGTTGTATGGCCGGAAATCTTGTACGAGGTTGACTACGAGATTGAAGCAGAGGAACTTGGCGTCGCCACCTCTGTCGACGGAACCGATACCACTAGCATCCATACCGCCCAAAGCACTCTGGATGGGCAATCCACACACTCATCACTCACGTCGCCGCCGCTACAACTAcctttgcagcagcagcagcagcagcaaccacAACAATCACAGACCCAAGCTCAGGCACAGCCAAACATGCCCAATCCATCTACCACATCCGCAGCCGAACACTCCGCCGAAATGGCCCGCCTCGAGCGCATCGCCATGAAAGCCCACCGCGAACTCGCCGACAAGGCCACCGCCCACGCCCGCAAAGTCGCCCCCGTCGCAACCGCCAACCCGTCCCTCAACGACGCGCCTCACCTCGCCGGCCTCACGCCGCACATCATCGTCGACCCTAAAAAGGCCACGGGTAAAGAGTCACGGTACCTGTCTGCCATTGCGCGGCGCTTCAAGGACGAGGAGCACCGCTCGGCGTGGCAGCTCATGTGTAAATACTTTGATGGGCGGTGTGCTTTGGAGAGGATCGCTCTGCAGGAGGACATGAAGCGGAAAAAGACATGGACACTGGTGACGAGTATGAGGGAGTACCTTTTGACTACAAGACATTGGTGA